In a single window of the Notamacropus eugenii isolate mMacEug1 chromosome 4, mMacEug1.pri_v2, whole genome shotgun sequence genome:
- the LOC140500662 gene encoding uncharacterized protein, which translates to MRSAPAASPRRPPLRSPLPQEVGGSASRGDAAPLPVTILPGVTPGENTSRTAGAVPLLPSSAGRRLGPGKADPEKPKQTQNPRPAGHSPASPSPRAPGSLGVPERGTAAASAPEREPQRQRRPSLPDPSRRPDTFKSSAEEAAAGAGGPLSAGGQAHLPAAAAAAAAAGGNRVHSPRTPLVPGLRPSRPAAAGQVLGAAAALARRLSGAGPPGRTSHQGESRRATPPLSPRAAAQGDAGLPGPGEKPDRAVPAEPERRVPEQSWEASASLARIMLLSA; encoded by the exons ATGCGCTCCGCCCCCGCCGCCTCCCCGCGGCGGCCGCCGCTCAGGTCTCCCCTCCCTCAGGAGGTTGGGGGAAGTGCTTCCAGGGGAGACGCTGCCCCCCTTCCCGTCACAATACTGCCGGGGGTGACCCCCGGGGAAAACACGAGCCGGACTGCCGGGGCGgttcccctcctccccagttcGGCAGGGCGTCGGCTCGGCCCGGGGAAAGCCGACCcagaaaaaccaaagcaaacacAAAACCCAAGGCCGGCCGGGCACTCCCCGGCCTCTCCCTCCCCGAGGGCTCCCGGCTCCTTGGGCGTCCCGGAGAGGGGAACAGCCGCGGCCTCAGCCCCTGAGAGGGAGCCGCAACGCCAGAGACGCCCTTCTCTTCCCGACCCTTCCCGGAGGCCCGATACCTTCAAGTCAAGCGCGGAGGAGGCGGCGGCGGGGGCCGGGGGACCGCTGTCTGCTGGCGGCCAGGCCCATCTCCccgcagcggcggcggcggcggcggcggcaggaGGAA ACCGCGTTCATTCCCCTCGAACGCCGCTGGTTCCCGGGCTCAGGCCCTCCAGACCTGCCGCTGCGGGGCAGGTGCTCGGGGCAGCTGCAGCCTTGGCCCGCCGGCTGTCTGGAGCCGGGCCGCCGGGTCGGACTTCTCACCAAGGGGAGTCCCGCCGAGCCACTCCCCCTCTTAGTCCGCGGGCTGCGGCCCAAGGAGATGCTGGTCTACCTGGGCCAGGAGAGAAGCCGGACCGGGCAGTGCCCGCGGAGCCCGAGCGGAGGGTCCCGGAGCAGTCCTGGGAAGCCTCTGCATCCCTCgccagaataatgcttttaagtgCGTAG